From Equus asinus isolate D_3611 breed Donkey chromosome 14, EquAss-T2T_v2, whole genome shotgun sequence, one genomic window encodes:
- the DNAAF8 gene encoding dynein axonemal assembly factor 8 isoform X3, producing MASQDKDVGPSLPSPWASQMGPWDAMLEAVRDQLPSLDSDSSLSDCGEEELFIFQRNQTALIPDFSEELAEAPAGASVITADGSPPEPVVVPVGFAIEPWTEWDARTKDSASLGGRDPGGPLESHGQSSSLLRMFQETPKWQEGEPGRMSFNTKGSQSPHWGPQGEATFSPQEGDLKAEPPGTASRALKGSDPADHRALRRERRKMIERDILHKVTWDAQSPACSDQGQVKETPCGAAASGPRPEVPPERPREGPPLLSLQQCEEWDLDHILQSLAGREDDRGDGAPGAAWWAADRLQGRDHAVPSAQERLMEQLALLCTTQSRASSSARKVPADTPQDTGQQEAGSRCASTELGSQAELGPTLAAGTRLRSTAEPPTIFMDLRPKEPSDQGSSERDCTGKSQLLQQLRAFRKGTAQPELPASKGPCSQKAQAPEDSAGSGTGRKQHGTLQAERQRAQARPPGGSPRALGDPFGPGTAQETLVPPLGQV from the exons ATGGCATCCCAAGACAAAGATGTGGGGCCCTCGCTGccctctccctgggcctcccaGATGGGGCCCTGGGATGCCATGCTCGAGGCTGTCAGGGACCAGCTCCCGTCGCTGGACTCGGATTCCTCCTTG TCGGACTGCGGGGAAGAAGAGCTGTTCATCTTCCAGCGAAATCAAACGGCCCTGATTCCAGACTTCTCAGAGGAGCTGGCAGAAGCCCCTGCCGGGGCCTCGGTCATAACAGCCGACGGGTCTCCTCCTGAG CCAGTTGTGGTGCCTGTGGGATTCGCCATCGAACCCTGGACTGAATGGGATGCGAGGACAAAGGATTCGGCCTCTCTAGGAGGAAGGGACCCTGGCGGGCCTTTGGAGAGCCATGGCCAGAGCAGCTCTCTTCTTAGGATGTTCCAGGAGACCCCCAAGTGGCAGGAAGGCGAACCTGGGCGCATGTCCTTCAACACCAAAGGGTCCCAGAGTCCTCACTGGGGGCCGCAGGGAGAAGCCACCTTCTCCCCACAGGAAGGAGACCTGAAGGCAGAGCCCCCAGGCACTGCCTCCCGCGCCCTCAAGGGCTCAGACCCCGCAGACCACAGAGCCCTccgaagggagagaaggaagatgatcGAGAGAGACATTCTCCACAAAGTCACCTGGGATGCCCAGAGCCCAGCCTGCAGTGACCAAGGTCAAGTGAAGGAGACGCCCTGTGGAGCTGCAGCATCAGGTCCAAGACCAGAGGTGCCACCAGAGCGGCCCCGGGAAGGACCGCCACTGCTCTCCCTCCAG CAATGTGAAGAGTGGGACTTGGATCACATCCTTCAGAGTCTGGCAGGACGAGAAGACGACCGGGGAGACGGCGCCCCTGGAGCCGCCTGGTGGGCAGCTGACCGCCTCCAGGGCCGAG ACCATGCTGTGCCGAGCGCCCAGGAGAGGCTCATGGAACAGCTTGCCCTGCTGTGCACCACGCAGTCCAGAGCCTCTTCCTCTGCCAGGAAGGTGCCCGCTGACACACCCCAGGACACCGGGCAGCAGGAGGCTGGAAGCAG ATGTGCTTCCACGGAGCTGGGCTCCCAGGCTGAGCTGGGCCCGACACTGGCGGCAGGCACGCGGCTAAGGAGCACAGCGGAGCCTCCCACCATCTTCATGGACCTTCGGCCCAAGGAGCCATCAGACCAGGGGTCATCGGAAAG GGACTGTACCGGGAAAAGTCAGCTTCTCCAGCAGCTCAGGGCATTTCGGAAGGGGACTGCTCAGCCCGAGTTGCCTGCCAGCAAGGGTCCCTGCAGCCAGAAGGCCCAGGCCCCTGAAGACTCCGCTGGATCCGGAACTGGGAGGAAGCAACACGGAACACTCCAGGCTGAGAGGCAGAGGGCCCAGGCCAGACCCCCTGGAGGAAgtcccagggccctgggggaCCCTTTTGGGCCAGGGACAGCCCAGGAGACCCTGGTGCCTCCTCTGGGCCAAGTGTAG
- the DNAAF8 gene encoding dynein axonemal assembly factor 8 isoform X2, which yields MASQDKDVGPSLPSPWASQMGPWDAMLEAVRDQLPSLDSDSSLSDCGEEELFIFQRNQTALIPDFSEELAEAPAGASVITADGSPPEPVVVPVGFAIEPWTEWDARTKDSASLGGRDPGGPLESHGQSSSLLRMFQETPKWQEGEPGRMSFNTKGSQSPHWGPQGEATFSPQEGDLKAEPPGTASRALKGSDPADHRALRRERRKMIERDILHKVTWDAQSPACSDQGQVKETPCGAAASGPRPEVPPERPREGPPLLSLQQCEEWDLDHILQSLAGREDDRGDGAPGAAWWAADRLQGRDHAVPSAQERLMEQLALLCTTQSRASSSARKVPADTPQDTGQQEAGSRCASTELGSQAELGPTLAAGTRLRSTAEPPTIFMDLRPKEPSDQGSSESSISSSSDSEEEGEEETAVRREQQGPSGLRDCTGKSQLLQQLRAFRKGTAQPELPASKGPCSQKAQAPEDSAGSGTGRKQHGTLQAERQRAQARPPGGSPRALGDPFGPGTAQETLVPPLGQV from the exons ATGGCATCCCAAGACAAAGATGTGGGGCCCTCGCTGccctctccctgggcctcccaGATGGGGCCCTGGGATGCCATGCTCGAGGCTGTCAGGGACCAGCTCCCGTCGCTGGACTCGGATTCCTCCTTG TCGGACTGCGGGGAAGAAGAGCTGTTCATCTTCCAGCGAAATCAAACGGCCCTGATTCCAGACTTCTCAGAGGAGCTGGCAGAAGCCCCTGCCGGGGCCTCGGTCATAACAGCCGACGGGTCTCCTCCTGAG CCAGTTGTGGTGCCTGTGGGATTCGCCATCGAACCCTGGACTGAATGGGATGCGAGGACAAAGGATTCGGCCTCTCTAGGAGGAAGGGACCCTGGCGGGCCTTTGGAGAGCCATGGCCAGAGCAGCTCTCTTCTTAGGATGTTCCAGGAGACCCCCAAGTGGCAGGAAGGCGAACCTGGGCGCATGTCCTTCAACACCAAAGGGTCCCAGAGTCCTCACTGGGGGCCGCAGGGAGAAGCCACCTTCTCCCCACAGGAAGGAGACCTGAAGGCAGAGCCCCCAGGCACTGCCTCCCGCGCCCTCAAGGGCTCAGACCCCGCAGACCACAGAGCCCTccgaagggagagaaggaagatgatcGAGAGAGACATTCTCCACAAAGTCACCTGGGATGCCCAGAGCCCAGCCTGCAGTGACCAAGGTCAAGTGAAGGAGACGCCCTGTGGAGCTGCAGCATCAGGTCCAAGACCAGAGGTGCCACCAGAGCGGCCCCGGGAAGGACCGCCACTGCTCTCCCTCCAG CAATGTGAAGAGTGGGACTTGGATCACATCCTTCAGAGTCTGGCAGGACGAGAAGACGACCGGGGAGACGGCGCCCCTGGAGCCGCCTGGTGGGCAGCTGACCGCCTCCAGGGCCGAG ACCATGCTGTGCCGAGCGCCCAGGAGAGGCTCATGGAACAGCTTGCCCTGCTGTGCACCACGCAGTCCAGAGCCTCTTCCTCTGCCAGGAAGGTGCCCGCTGACACACCCCAGGACACCGGGCAGCAGGAGGCTGGAAGCAG ATGTGCTTCCACGGAGCTGGGCTCCCAGGCTGAGCTGGGCCCGACACTGGCGGCAGGCACGCGGCTAAGGAGCACAGCGGAGCCTCCCACCATCTTCATGGACCTTCGGCCCAAGGAGCCATCAGACCAGGGGTCATCGGAAAG CTCCATCTCCAGCTCCTCTGACagcgaggaggagggggaagaggagacagCAGTTCGGAGAGAGCAGCAGGGCCCCTCGGGGCTGAG GGACTGTACCGGGAAAAGTCAGCTTCTCCAGCAGCTCAGGGCATTTCGGAAGGGGACTGCTCAGCCCGAGTTGCCTGCCAGCAAGGGTCCCTGCAGCCAGAAGGCCCAGGCCCCTGAAGACTCCGCTGGATCCGGAACTGGGAGGAAGCAACACGGAACACTCCAGGCTGAGAGGCAGAGGGCCCAGGCCAGACCCCCTGGAGGAAgtcccagggccctgggggaCCCTTTTGGGCCAGGGACAGCCCAGGAGACCCTGGTGCCTCCTCTGGGCCAAGTGTAG
- the DNAAF8 gene encoding dynein axonemal assembly factor 8 isoform X1 codes for MASQDKDVGPSLPSPWASQMGPWDAMLEAVRDQLPSLDSDSSLSDCGEEELFIFQRNQTALIPDFSEELAEAPAGASVITADGSPPEPVVVPVGFAIEPWTEWDARTKDSASLGGRDPGGPLESHGQSSSLLRMFQETPKWQEGEPGRMSFNTKGSQSPHWGPQGEATFSPQEGDLKAEPPGTASRALKGSDPADHRALRRERRKMIERDILHKVTWDAQSPACSDQGQVKETPCGAAASGPRPEVPPERPREGPPLLSLQQCEEWDLDHILQSLAGREDDRGDGAPGAAWWAADRLQGRDHAVPSAQERLMEQLALLCTTQSRASSSARKVPADTPQDTGQQEAGSRCASTELGSQAELGPTLAAGTRLRSTAEPPTIFMDLRPKEPSDQGSSESPFPAPSSISSSSDSEEEGEEETAVRREQQGPSGLRDCTGKSQLLQQLRAFRKGTAQPELPASKGPCSQKAQAPEDSAGSGTGRKQHGTLQAERQRAQARPPGGSPRALGDPFGPGTAQETLVPPLGQV; via the exons ATGGCATCCCAAGACAAAGATGTGGGGCCCTCGCTGccctctccctgggcctcccaGATGGGGCCCTGGGATGCCATGCTCGAGGCTGTCAGGGACCAGCTCCCGTCGCTGGACTCGGATTCCTCCTTG TCGGACTGCGGGGAAGAAGAGCTGTTCATCTTCCAGCGAAATCAAACGGCCCTGATTCCAGACTTCTCAGAGGAGCTGGCAGAAGCCCCTGCCGGGGCCTCGGTCATAACAGCCGACGGGTCTCCTCCTGAG CCAGTTGTGGTGCCTGTGGGATTCGCCATCGAACCCTGGACTGAATGGGATGCGAGGACAAAGGATTCGGCCTCTCTAGGAGGAAGGGACCCTGGCGGGCCTTTGGAGAGCCATGGCCAGAGCAGCTCTCTTCTTAGGATGTTCCAGGAGACCCCCAAGTGGCAGGAAGGCGAACCTGGGCGCATGTCCTTCAACACCAAAGGGTCCCAGAGTCCTCACTGGGGGCCGCAGGGAGAAGCCACCTTCTCCCCACAGGAAGGAGACCTGAAGGCAGAGCCCCCAGGCACTGCCTCCCGCGCCCTCAAGGGCTCAGACCCCGCAGACCACAGAGCCCTccgaagggagagaaggaagatgatcGAGAGAGACATTCTCCACAAAGTCACCTGGGATGCCCAGAGCCCAGCCTGCAGTGACCAAGGTCAAGTGAAGGAGACGCCCTGTGGAGCTGCAGCATCAGGTCCAAGACCAGAGGTGCCACCAGAGCGGCCCCGGGAAGGACCGCCACTGCTCTCCCTCCAG CAATGTGAAGAGTGGGACTTGGATCACATCCTTCAGAGTCTGGCAGGACGAGAAGACGACCGGGGAGACGGCGCCCCTGGAGCCGCCTGGTGGGCAGCTGACCGCCTCCAGGGCCGAG ACCATGCTGTGCCGAGCGCCCAGGAGAGGCTCATGGAACAGCTTGCCCTGCTGTGCACCACGCAGTCCAGAGCCTCTTCCTCTGCCAGGAAGGTGCCCGCTGACACACCCCAGGACACCGGGCAGCAGGAGGCTGGAAGCAG ATGTGCTTCCACGGAGCTGGGCTCCCAGGCTGAGCTGGGCCCGACACTGGCGGCAGGCACGCGGCTAAGGAGCACAGCGGAGCCTCCCACCATCTTCATGGACCTTCGGCCCAAGGAGCCATCAGACCAGGGGTCATCGGAAAG CCCATTTCCTGCCCCCAGCTCCATCTCCAGCTCCTCTGACagcgaggaggagggggaagaggagacagCAGTTCGGAGAGAGCAGCAGGGCCCCTCGGGGCTGAG GGACTGTACCGGGAAAAGTCAGCTTCTCCAGCAGCTCAGGGCATTTCGGAAGGGGACTGCTCAGCCCGAGTTGCCTGCCAGCAAGGGTCCCTGCAGCCAGAAGGCCCAGGCCCCTGAAGACTCCGCTGGATCCGGAACTGGGAGGAAGCAACACGGAACACTCCAGGCTGAGAGGCAGAGGGCCCAGGCCAGACCCCCTGGAGGAAgtcccagggccctgggggaCCCTTTTGGGCCAGGGACAGCCCAGGAGACCCTGGTGCCTCCTCTGGGCCAAGTGTAG
- the DNAAF8 gene encoding dynein axonemal assembly factor 8 isoform X4, translating into MASQDKDVGPSLPSPWASQMGPWDAMLEAVRDQLPSLDSDSSLPVVVPVGFAIEPWTEWDARTKDSASLGGRDPGGPLESHGQSSSLLRMFQETPKWQEGEPGRMSFNTKGSQSPHWGPQGEATFSPQEGDLKAEPPGTASRALKGSDPADHRALRRERRKMIERDILHKVTWDAQSPACSDQGQVKETPCGAAASGPRPEVPPERPREGPPLLSLQQCEEWDLDHILQSLAGREDDRGDGAPGAAWWAADRLQGRDHAVPSAQERLMEQLALLCTTQSRASSSARKVPADTPQDTGQQEAGSRCASTELGSQAELGPTLAAGTRLRSTAEPPTIFMDLRPKEPSDQGSSESPFPAPSSISSSSDSEEEGEEETAVRREQQGPSGLRDCTGKSQLLQQLRAFRKGTAQPELPASKGPCSQKAQAPEDSAGSGTGRKQHGTLQAERQRAQARPPGGSPRALGDPFGPGTAQETLVPPLGQV; encoded by the exons ATGGCATCCCAAGACAAAGATGTGGGGCCCTCGCTGccctctccctgggcctcccaGATGGGGCCCTGGGATGCCATGCTCGAGGCTGTCAGGGACCAGCTCCCGTCGCTGGACTCGGATTCCTCCTTG CCAGTTGTGGTGCCTGTGGGATTCGCCATCGAACCCTGGACTGAATGGGATGCGAGGACAAAGGATTCGGCCTCTCTAGGAGGAAGGGACCCTGGCGGGCCTTTGGAGAGCCATGGCCAGAGCAGCTCTCTTCTTAGGATGTTCCAGGAGACCCCCAAGTGGCAGGAAGGCGAACCTGGGCGCATGTCCTTCAACACCAAAGGGTCCCAGAGTCCTCACTGGGGGCCGCAGGGAGAAGCCACCTTCTCCCCACAGGAAGGAGACCTGAAGGCAGAGCCCCCAGGCACTGCCTCCCGCGCCCTCAAGGGCTCAGACCCCGCAGACCACAGAGCCCTccgaagggagagaaggaagatgatcGAGAGAGACATTCTCCACAAAGTCACCTGGGATGCCCAGAGCCCAGCCTGCAGTGACCAAGGTCAAGTGAAGGAGACGCCCTGTGGAGCTGCAGCATCAGGTCCAAGACCAGAGGTGCCACCAGAGCGGCCCCGGGAAGGACCGCCACTGCTCTCCCTCCAG CAATGTGAAGAGTGGGACTTGGATCACATCCTTCAGAGTCTGGCAGGACGAGAAGACGACCGGGGAGACGGCGCCCCTGGAGCCGCCTGGTGGGCAGCTGACCGCCTCCAGGGCCGAG ACCATGCTGTGCCGAGCGCCCAGGAGAGGCTCATGGAACAGCTTGCCCTGCTGTGCACCACGCAGTCCAGAGCCTCTTCCTCTGCCAGGAAGGTGCCCGCTGACACACCCCAGGACACCGGGCAGCAGGAGGCTGGAAGCAG ATGTGCTTCCACGGAGCTGGGCTCCCAGGCTGAGCTGGGCCCGACACTGGCGGCAGGCACGCGGCTAAGGAGCACAGCGGAGCCTCCCACCATCTTCATGGACCTTCGGCCCAAGGAGCCATCAGACCAGGGGTCATCGGAAAG CCCATTTCCTGCCCCCAGCTCCATCTCCAGCTCCTCTGACagcgaggaggagggggaagaggagacagCAGTTCGGAGAGAGCAGCAGGGCCCCTCGGGGCTGAG GGACTGTACCGGGAAAAGTCAGCTTCTCCAGCAGCTCAGGGCATTTCGGAAGGGGACTGCTCAGCCCGAGTTGCCTGCCAGCAAGGGTCCCTGCAGCCAGAAGGCCCAGGCCCCTGAAGACTCCGCTGGATCCGGAACTGGGAGGAAGCAACACGGAACACTCCAGGCTGAGAGGCAGAGGGCCCAGGCCAGACCCCCTGGAGGAAgtcccagggccctgggggaCCCTTTTGGGCCAGGGACAGCCCAGGAGACCCTGGTGCCTCCTCTGGGCCAAGTGTAG